CATGGCATCATCGGCATACATCAGGCCGTGGATGTCAAAGGTTTGCAACATGCCGAGTACGCTTTTGGCCTGAGCAGCAGATAACGGGTTGGCGTGGGAAATCTGACCTGTCTGGTAATGGTAGACATAAGTACCGTTACAGCAGATGGCGGGGGTATCGAGCTGTAACGCCTGATAAAACGGATGGATGGCCGAATGGTGACGCCCGGTCACGATAACGACTTTGATACCTTGCTGGCGAGCCAACGCTATTGCAGTGAGGGATTCCGGCAGAATTTTTTTTTGTCGATCAAGAAGCGTTCCGTCGAGATCGAGCGCAATTACACGATAGGTCATAGTAGTCTCGTAAAGTGTCTGTAGAATAAAGCGATTGATGATGGTACACCGTAAGTCAGGTTGCGCAAAATGTGGCTGGCCGTGACGATTATCTGCGGGAGATGTACACTTTGGGCATGTGCTTGAGCGGTAAAATTCGCGTGAATTAAGGAGAGTACAATGCAACAAGTCGTTTATGTCGCCAGCCCGGAAAGTCAGCAAATCCATGTATGGCGGCTTGGCGCGGAGGGTGGTCTGACGTTATTGCAGGTTGTTGATGTTCCCGGACAGGTACAGCCAATGACAATTGCCCCTGATAAAAGCTATTTGTATGTGGGGGTTCGCCCTGAGTTCCGTGTGATAAGCTATCGTATTGATGATCAAGGTCTGCTGACCGACGCAGGCACTGCAACGTTGCCGGCTAGCCCGACGCATCTTTCCACCGATCTGGATGGTCGATTCCTGTTTAGTGCGTCTTATAGCGGCGCCTCTGTCAGCGTCAGTCCCATTGGTGAGGATGGCGTGGTTGGCGAGCCGATACAGCGTCTGGATGGGCTGGAAGGTTGCCACTCGGCCAATATCGATCCGACGAATAGGGTGCTCTGGGCCCCTTGTCTGAAAGAAGATCGCATTCGTTTATACGATCTGGGGCCAACCGGGAAGCTAAGCGAGCATCGTCAGCCGGAAATGACCACGGTCACGGGGGCGGGGCCGCGTCATTTGGTATTTCATCCCAATCAGCATTTTGCCTATTGCGTCAACGAATTAAACAGTTCGGTGGACGTGTATCAGCTTAACGCGCCCGATGGTCAGTTGCGGAAGATTCAGACGCTGGATGCGATGCCCGCCGGTTTCGCCGATACGCGTTGGGCGGCGGACATTCACATCACGCCGGATGGCCGTTTCCTGTATACCAGCGATCGTACCGCCAGCCTGTTGAGTATCTTCCAGGTATCGGAGGATGACGGTACGCTGCTTTTGACGGGACATCAGCCCACGGAAACGCAGCCGCGTGGTTTTAATATCGATCACGCCGGCGAGTTCCTGATTGCTGCCGGACAGAAATCGCAGCACATTGAAGCGTATCGCATTGAGGATGAAGAGGGCGATTTGCAACCGCTGGCACGCTATAAGGTAGGTCAGGGACCGATGTGGGTGAGTGTGTTGGCGCTGGGTTAAGCCGCTTAATAGCGATGTTCCTGCCTGGCATGTCTTGCTGGAACGCCGCTTGCGGCGTTCCGAAGCGCAAATCGTCAGGGATTGATGTTTAACCGCGATACTCTATGATCGACAGTCCGGCATTGTAGTCGGTGCTGTAGACAATGCCTTGCGCGTCGACAAATACATCGCAGGATTGAATCACCCGTGGTCTGCCGGGACGCTTATCCACCATTTTTTGCGGGGCGGCCGGCACCAGCGCGCCGGTTTCTTTCGGCCGATAGGGATTGCTGACGTCGTAGACCCGGACGCCTGCGTTCTGGTAGGTGGCGAAAATCAGCGATGAGCTGATAAAGCTGCCGGGTCGATTTTCGTGCAGGTTATGTGGGCCAAAGTGCGCGCCTTTTTTCACATAATCCGCTTCGATTGGTTGTGGGAAGGTTGAAATACTGACCGGGTTACTGGGGTCGCGAATATCAAAGACCCAGATCAGCTTTTCCCCGTCTTCCTGATTATCCAGCACGGCTTCATCCAGCACGATCAGCAGGTTGCGGTCAGGAAGCGGCAGCGCCGTATGGGTTCCGCCGCCAAAAGGCGGACTCCAGTTACGATGACTGATAAGCCGAGGCCGGCTGCGATCGCTGACATCCAGTAGCGTCAGCCCGCCATCGCGCCAACTTCCGTAAGCGGTATCGCCGCTGATAATGGCATGATGCAGTGCGTAGCGTTTACCTTGCGGCCAATTGGCTTGTTCCCCGCCCGCGGCGTGCATACCGGGCAGCCAATAACGTCCGGCAACCTGCGGGCGTTGTGGGTCAGCCAGATCGATGGTCAGGAAAATGTAATCGCTGTAGCCATCCAGCAGGGCTGAGACA
This is a stretch of genomic DNA from Brenneria rubrifaciens. It encodes these proteins:
- the pgl gene encoding 6-phosphogluconolactonase; this encodes MQQVVYVASPESQQIHVWRLGAEGGLTLLQVVDVPGQVQPMTIAPDKSYLYVGVRPEFRVISYRIDDQGLLTDAGTATLPASPTHLSTDLDGRFLFSASYSGASVSVSPIGEDGVVGEPIQRLDGLEGCHSANIDPTNRVLWAPCLKEDRIRLYDLGPTGKLSEHRQPEMTTVTGAGPRHLVFHPNQHFAYCVNELNSSVDVYQLNAPDGQLRKIQTLDAMPAGFADTRWAADIHITPDGRFLYTSDRTASLLSIFQVSEDDGTLLLTGHQPTETQPRGFNIDHAGEFLIAAGQKSQHIEAYRIEDEEGDLQPLARYKVGQGPMWVSVLALG
- a CDS encoding LVIVD repeat-containing protein yields the protein MASSPLPTPDYSRNMRLIGHSDQGGRPDGVQVMVHRGYAYIGHMVSQGVSIVDVRDPKNPKPAGFIAAPPGTWSIHLQTHDDLLLVVNARDLFADASFAEEKVYYTRAIAETVSTRQQERGWSAGLRIFDISTPDKPREISFLSLDGIGIHRIWYVGGRWAYVSALLDGYSDYIFLTIDLADPQRPQVAGRYWLPGMHAAGGEQANWPQGKRYALHHAIISGDTAYGSWRDGGLTLLDVSDRSRPRLISHRNWSPPFGGGTHTALPLPDRNLLIVLDEAVLDNQEDGEKLIWVFDIRDPSNPVSISTFPQPIEADYVKKGAHFGPHNLHENRPGSFISSSLIFATYQNAGVRVYDVSNPYRPKETGALVPAAPQKMVDKRPGRPRVIQSCDVFVDAQGIVYSTDYNAGLSIIEYRG